From Macrobrachium nipponense isolate FS-2020 chromosome 6, ASM1510439v2, whole genome shotgun sequence, a single genomic window includes:
- the LOC135216116 gene encoding WASH complex subunit 3-like, translating to MIRSSLVTPHVDLSKVEAINQKRTLAFINHWVLHTVGFLNQFSAVCEERLISLNTKLRRADQSLAILEAKLNSVPDLEGVNAPTIESVQPSDNTDSAATTESNSLHNQTLPGILSVEAGETQSEESKPHFQEANKEENEGPQSLEPVACPVSKDPRFASYFKMLAVGVPLPAVQMKMRNEGLDPSILEDPNAPAPPPSDENTQLQDSDSSSVSSFSE from the exons GTTGAAGCAATCAATCAAAAGAGAACACTTGCATTTATTAATCACTGGGTGTTGCACACAGTTGGCTTCCTCAATCAGTTTTCAGCAGTATGCGAAGAAAGGTTGATATCGCTCAACACAAAACTTCGAAGAGCGGATCAGTCTCTTGCTATTCTGGAagccaag ttaaatTCAGTTCCTGATCTTGAAGGAGTTAATGCACCAACTATAGAATCAGTTCAGCCATCAGATAATACAGATTCAGCAGCAACTACTGAATCAAACTCGTTACACAATCAGACACTGCCAGGAATCTTATCAGTAGAAGCAGGCGAAACTCAGTCAGAGGAATCTAAACCCCATTTCCAGGAGGCAAACAAAGAGGAAAATGAAGGCCCTCAGTCTCTAGAGCCAGTAGCCTGTCCTGTTAGTAAAGACCCACGTTTTGCATCATATTTCAAGATGTTAGCTGTAGGTGTGCCACTGCCAGCAGtgcaaatgaaaatgagaaatgaagGGCTTGACCCTTCTATTCTTGA AGACCCAAATGCTCCAGCTCCTCCACCTAGTGATGAAAATACACAACTACAAGATTCTGATAGTAGTTCAGTATCTTCATTTAGCGAGTAA